A window from Enterocloster bolteae encodes these proteins:
- a CDS encoding LysR family transcriptional regulator, which yields MTFEQLDYFIAAVQCDTFLDAAETLHISQSALSKQFMKLEKELDIQLWDRSRRSAVLTEAGHMFYEEALNLSKEYRRTLFRISEFKEKAGQRLSIGTLPILSQYHLTAMLKDFADSHPLIHVFLEEVEEHDLLQGFSNNAYDLIITRSNMLDSKTHTFLPLAEDRLVAILPENHRLADRSCISLNDIAGEGFILMHSYTSIYHFCMDLFQKAGIRLHLLRTARMESIISAVAVHEGISLLPEENFRLFQYKDIVSVPIDPAGKLSIGIAGKKQGQVSSAMAEFLRYAKGYTR from the coding sequence ATGACCTTTGAACAACTGGATTATTTTATTGCGGCCGTTCAATGCGACACCTTTTTGGACGCCGCGGAGACACTTCACATCAGCCAGTCCGCCCTGTCCAAACAATTCATGAAGCTGGAAAAGGAACTGGATATCCAGCTGTGGGACAGAAGCCGGCGCTCCGCCGTCCTGACAGAGGCAGGGCACATGTTCTACGAGGAAGCCCTGAACCTGTCCAAAGAATACCGCAGAACCCTCTTTCGAATCAGCGAATTCAAGGAAAAAGCAGGCCAGAGGCTGTCCATCGGCACCCTCCCCATCTTGTCCCAGTACCATCTCACAGCCATGCTGAAGGATTTTGCAGACAGCCATCCCCTCATCCATGTTTTTCTGGAGGAAGTTGAGGAACACGACCTGCTGCAGGGATTTTCCAACAACGCCTATGACCTCATCATCACCCGCAGCAACATGCTGGACAGTAAAACCCATACCTTCCTTCCATTGGCAGAAGACAGGCTGGTTGCAATCCTGCCTGAAAACCACAGACTGGCAGACAGATCCTGCATCTCCCTGAACGACATTGCCGGAGAGGGCTTCATACTGATGCACAGCTATACATCTATCTACCATTTCTGCATGGACCTGTTCCAGAAGGCTGGTATCCGCCTCCATCTGCTGCGCACAGCCCGCATGGAATCCATTATCAGCGCTGTGGCTGTCCATGAAGGCATCAGCCTGCTGCCGGAGGAAAATTTCAGGCTGTTCCAATATAAAGACATTGTCTCTGTTCCCATAGATCCCGCCGGCAAACTGTCCATCGGCATAGCCGGAAAAAAGCAGGGACAGGTTTCATCTGCCATGGCCGAATTTCTCCGCTATGCAAAAGGTTATACGCGCTGA
- a CDS encoding sugar ABC transporter ATP-binding protein: MAEEIILKAESISKSFGGVKALQNVSFELKKGEILSVIGENGAGKSTLMKIVAGALKNDKGEIYFEGKKLSLNSPLDAVKTGISIVYQEPNIFADMSVLENIFMGNEVVNLNKTIQWTKMYEEAVEALKLVGLNGNILHLTMSELSIGNQQLVLIARGIYKKCKILILDEPTSILSHGESEKLFEIIADLKSKGVSIMYISHRIPEILRISDNIIVLRDGCLTGTLSPREADEESIITAMSGRKINMSVYQTREIKDDTILEVRNLGYKNQYQNITFSLKPGEILGMYGLVGSGRSEIARAIFGETKAETGNIIFEGKDITGTDINGAIEKNIFYVPEDRGAQGLFDIHPIRDNMSVSFLDGFSNKFSFIRKKEERKAVQDNIEKYSIKTPSQDLSVNSLSGGGQQKVLLCRWLMRKPKVLILDEPTRGIDVATKAEIHKYIMELAAEGVAILVISSDLPEIMGVSDRILTLHKGTITAEFDRETVTEEKILKNALNLSDQSLSVHSEEV, from the coding sequence TTGGCGGAAGAAATCATCCTGAAGGCGGAATCCATCAGCAAGTCATTTGGCGGTGTAAAGGCGCTGCAGAATGTTAGCTTTGAATTGAAAAAGGGAGAGATACTCTCTGTAATCGGAGAAAACGGTGCCGGTAAATCCACTTTAATGAAAATTGTGGCCGGGGCCCTTAAGAATGACAAAGGAGAGATTTATTTTGAAGGAAAAAAGCTGAGTCTGAATTCTCCATTAGATGCCGTCAAGACGGGAATATCCATTGTATATCAGGAACCCAATATATTTGCGGATATGTCTGTTTTGGAGAACATCTTCATGGGTAATGAAGTGGTAAATTTAAACAAGACAATTCAGTGGACAAAAATGTACGAGGAGGCAGTGGAAGCCCTTAAATTGGTGGGTCTTAACGGCAATATTCTTCATCTGACAATGAGCGAATTGTCTATTGGAAACCAGCAGCTGGTTCTGATAGCCAGAGGAATTTATAAGAAGTGTAAGATTCTGATACTGGATGAGCCGACCTCCATACTGAGCCATGGAGAGTCTGAGAAACTGTTTGAAATCATTGCAGACCTTAAGTCCAAAGGGGTCAGCATCATGTATATCAGTCACAGGATTCCTGAGATACTGCGAATTTCAGATAATATTATTGTACTCAGGGATGGCTGTCTGACAGGCACCCTGTCTCCCAGGGAAGCAGACGAAGAATCTATCATCACGGCCATGTCGGGCCGTAAAATCAATATGAGCGTATACCAGACCCGAGAGATTAAAGACGATACAATACTGGAAGTCAGAAATCTGGGGTATAAGAATCAATACCAGAATATTACATTTTCATTGAAACCCGGTGAAATCCTGGGGATGTACGGCTTGGTTGGATCGGGCCGCTCTGAGATAGCCAGGGCCATATTCGGGGAGACAAAGGCCGAAACAGGAAACATCATTTTTGAGGGGAAGGATATTACAGGAACGGATATTAATGGTGCCATAGAAAAGAATATATTTTATGTGCCGGAGGACAGAGGAGCCCAGGGGCTCTTTGATATTCACCCTATCAGGGACAATATGAGCGTATCTTTTTTGGACGGCTTCTCTAATAAATTCAGCTTTATCCGTAAGAAGGAAGAGAGAAAAGCAGTACAGGATAATATAGAAAAATACAGCATCAAGACACCCTCCCAGGACCTGAGTGTCAACAGCCTGAGCGGAGGAGGCCAGCAGAAGGTGCTGCTGTGCCGGTGGCTTATGAGAAAACCAAAAGTCCTCATATTGGATGAACCGACTAGAGGAATTGATGTGGCCACTAAGGCGGAGATACATAAATATATCATGGAACTGGCGGCGGAAGGTGTGGCCATACTGGTAATATCATCAGACCTGCCTGAAATAATGGGGGTAAGCGACCGTATCCTGACCCTGCACAAAGGAACCATCACGGCCGAGTTTGACAGGGAAACAGTAACGGAAGAGAAGATTCTGAAAAATGCGCTGAATCTGTCAGACCAGTCTTTAAGTGTTCATAGCGAGGAGGTTTAA
- a CDS encoding DedA family protein, producing the protein MDVQMLTQYFLRYGAVFIFVIILLEYMNLPGFPAGIIMPLAGIWAARGQISFFMVMALGLAAGLLGSWILYGIGRMGGDLFLDRYLKRFPKHEPVIQRNFELLRTRGAAGIFISKLIPMIRTIISIPAGVIRMNFVKYTISSALGIFVWNFFLIGAGYVMGDHVFQLLS; encoded by the coding sequence ATGGATGTTCAGATGCTGACACAATACTTTCTGAGATATGGAGCTGTTTTTATATTTGTAATCATACTGCTGGAATATATGAACCTTCCGGGATTCCCGGCCGGGATCATTATGCCGCTGGCAGGCATATGGGCAGCCAGAGGACAGATCAGTTTTTTCATGGTAATGGCCCTTGGCCTGGCGGCCGGACTTCTGGGAAGCTGGATTTTATATGGAATCGGACGGATGGGAGGGGACTTATTTCTGGACCGTTATCTGAAACGTTTTCCCAAACATGAACCGGTTATCCAAAGGAACTTCGAACTGCTCAGGACCAGGGGAGCAGCCGGAATATTCATCAGCAAGCTGATTCCCATGATTCGTACCATTATCTCTATTCCTGCAGGTGTCATCCGGATGAATTTTGTTAAATATACCATAAGTTCAGCCCTTGGCATTTTTGTCTGGAATTTTTTCCTGATTGGAGCCGGATATGTGATGGGCGACCATGTGTTTCAGTTGTTATCATAG
- a CDS encoding cyclase family protein produces the protein MYELWEDLKRLKRCRWVELSHPLNNDSPYWGGIPEGAVELSKTVYDWGNELECLIQTFKFPGQFGTHIDFPGHFIKGEALSEQYGVKDMVFPLVVIDISEKVKEDVEYAVTVEDIREFEAAYGDIPDGAFVALYTGWSRRWPDMDAISNFDQEGGEHFPGWSMEALRYIYEVRNAAANGHETLDTDASVLAARSGDLACERYLLDKGKLQVEVMCNLDQVPAAGAIVFAVFPPIEGATGLPVRMWAVVPEQVQRV, from the coding sequence ATGTATGAATTATGGGAAGATTTAAAGAGGCTTAAGAGGTGCCGCTGGGTCGAGCTGTCCCACCCGCTCAACAACGACAGCCCGTACTGGGGAGGAATTCCGGAGGGGGCTGTGGAACTTTCAAAAACCGTATATGACTGGGGAAATGAACTGGAATGTCTGATTCAGACCTTCAAATTTCCGGGGCAGTTCGGCACGCATATTGATTTTCCGGGACATTTTATCAAGGGGGAGGCATTGTCGGAGCAGTACGGCGTCAAGGACATGGTCTTTCCCCTGGTGGTCATTGATATCTCTGAAAAGGTGAAAGAAGATGTGGAATATGCTGTGACCGTTGAGGACATCAGGGAGTTTGAGGCCGCGTACGGGGATATTCCGGATGGGGCTTTTGTGGCCCTTTATACCGGTTGGAGCAGGCGGTGGCCGGATATGGACGCTATTTCAAATTTTGACCAGGAGGGCGGGGAGCATTTTCCAGGGTGGTCCATGGAGGCACTGAGATACATCTACGAGGTGCGGAACGCGGCTGCCAACGGACACGAAACGCTGGATACGGATGCATCGGTACTGGCAGCCCGGTCAGGAGACCTGGCCTGTGAGCGCTATCTGCTGGACAAGGGAAAGCTGCAGGTGGAAGTCATGTGCAATCTGGACCAGGTGCCAGCGGCCGGAGCCATTGTGTTTGCAGTGTTCCCTCCTATTGAGGGAGCCACAGGACTTCCTGTCCGTATGTGGGCCGTGGTGCCGGAGCAGGTTCAGCGCGTATAA
- a CDS encoding UbiD family decarboxylase — protein sequence MAKKVRDLRSALELLAELPGQLLETDVEVEPMAQLSGVYRYVGAGGTVKRPTKEGPAMIFHNVKGHPDASVAIGVLASRKRVAALLDCKPEELGKMLCRSVEKPVLPVMCQGEPVCQQVVHRADEPDFDLYKLVPAPTNTPYDAGPYITLGMCYAAHPDTGAHDVTIHRLCIQGRDELSIFFTPGARHIGAMAERAEQLGRRLPISISIGVDPAIEIGSCFEPPTTPLGYDELSVAGALRGEPVKLCRCLTVDELAIANAEYVIEGEVVPNVRVKEDQNTHTGFAMPEFPGYTGPASDQCWLIKVKAVTHRVHPIMQTCIGPSEEHVSMAGIPTEASIYGMVEKAMPGRLQNVYCCSAGGGKYMAVLQFKKSVASDEGRQRQAALLAFSAFSELKHIFLVDEDVDCFDMNDVLWAMNTRFQGDLDTITIPGVRCHPLDPSNDPAFSPSIRDHGIACKTIFDCTVPFDQKDRFVRARFMELDPSEWVKQKNEGKIS from the coding sequence ATGGCAAAGAAGGTCAGGGATTTGAGAAGTGCGCTGGAATTATTGGCAGAGCTGCCGGGGCAGCTGCTGGAAACAGACGTGGAGGTTGAGCCAATGGCGCAATTATCCGGGGTGTACCGGTATGTGGGAGCGGGAGGTACGGTAAAGCGGCCTACCAAGGAAGGCCCGGCCATGATTTTTCACAATGTGAAGGGACATCCCGATGCCAGTGTTGCCATCGGCGTGCTGGCCAGCAGGAAGCGTGTGGCTGCCCTTTTGGACTGTAAGCCGGAGGAGCTGGGAAAGATGCTCTGCCGCAGTGTGGAGAAGCCGGTTTTACCTGTGATGTGCCAGGGGGAACCGGTCTGCCAGCAGGTGGTGCACAGGGCTGATGAGCCGGATTTTGACCTGTATAAGCTGGTTCCTGCGCCAACTAACACGCCTTATGACGCCGGCCCATATATTACTCTGGGCATGTGCTATGCCGCCCATCCGGATACAGGGGCCCATGATGTGACTATCCACAGGCTCTGTATCCAGGGCAGGGATGAGCTGTCCATTTTCTTTACGCCAGGTGCCAGACATATCGGAGCCATGGCGGAGAGGGCGGAGCAGCTGGGCCGCAGGCTTCCCATCTCCATCAGCATCGGAGTGGATCCGGCCATTGAGATTGGTTCCTGCTTTGAACCGCCCACCACGCCATTGGGGTATGACGAGCTGTCGGTGGCAGGTGCGCTTCGGGGAGAGCCGGTAAAACTGTGCCGGTGCCTGACCGTGGATGAACTGGCCATAGCCAATGCGGAGTACGTCATTGAGGGAGAGGTGGTTCCCAACGTTAGAGTCAAGGAGGACCAGAACACCCATACAGGCTTTGCCATGCCGGAATTTCCCGGATATACAGGGCCGGCCAGCGACCAGTGCTGGCTCATCAAGGTCAAAGCGGTCACCCACAGGGTGCATCCCATTATGCAGACCTGCATCGGGCCCAGCGAGGAACACGTGTCCATGGCAGGAATCCCCACAGAGGCCAGCATATACGGTATGGTGGAAAAAGCCATGCCGGGCCGGCTTCAGAATGTATACTGCTGTTCTGCCGGAGGCGGAAAATACATGGCGGTGCTTCAGTTTAAGAAGTCTGTTGCCAGTGATGAAGGCAGGCAGAGACAGGCTGCCCTTCTGGCCTTTTCCGCTTTCAGTGAATTGAAGCATATTTTCCTGGTAGATGAGGACGTGGACTGTTTTGATATGAACGATGTGCTATGGGCCATGAACACAAGGTTCCAGGGAGATTTGGATACCATCACCATTCCGGGGGTGAGATGCCATCCTCTGGACCCGTCCAATGACCCGGCATTTTCACCGAGCATAAGAGACCATGGCATTGCTTGTAAGACTATTTTTGACTGCACGGTCCCATTTGACCAGAAGGACCGCTTTGTACGGGCCAGGTTCATGGAATTGGACCCGTCCGAATGGGTAAAGCAGAAAAATGAGGGGAAGATTTCATGA
- a CDS encoding ABC transporter permease: protein MFKKYVPKPGRREYITFLILFLEIVLFGIFAPNFLTVSNLVRVVQNNAEIAIVSIGMTIVMLLGGIDLSVGSVMGVIAIVIGYMLQADINILLIAVVAICIGIGLGLVNGFLVAKFNIPDMIVTLATMNIWKAAIFALLGGKWLTGLNPSYGVITRARVLGIPVLLLFIIGVYAVFYYFLMYRRFGRHIYATGCNPQSANLSGINIAGVKMVSYCISGGIVAIAAMLYIARMGSVEMTIGSDLPIACIAAVTIGGTGSKGGGKRGSVIGTLAGVLFIAFLKNGIVILGIPSLLENCFIGLLIIISVLFDALTSRYGLLKGKGEAA from the coding sequence ATGTTTAAAAAATACGTTCCAAAGCCGGGGCGCAGGGAATATATAACATTTTTGATCCTGTTTCTGGAAATCGTTCTGTTCGGCATCTTTGCTCCTAATTTTCTGACTGTATCCAATCTGGTCCGTGTGGTACAGAATAATGCAGAGATTGCCATTGTCAGTATCGGCATGACCATTGTCATGCTGTTGGGCGGAATCGACCTGTCGGTGGGTTCTGTCATGGGAGTCATCGCCATTGTCATAGGATACATGCTTCAGGCAGATATAAACATTCTTTTGATTGCGGTTGTGGCTATCTGTATCGGCATTGGACTGGGCCTGGTCAACGGTTTTTTGGTGGCAAAGTTTAATATACCGGATATGATTGTCACACTGGCAACCATGAATATCTGGAAAGCAGCTATATTTGCACTGCTGGGAGGCAAATGGCTTACGGGTCTGAATCCCAGTTATGGAGTTATCACCCGTGCCAGAGTACTGGGAATTCCGGTGCTCCTGCTTTTCATCATCGGTGTCTATGCTGTTTTTTATTATTTCCTTATGTATCGCAGATTTGGCCGGCATATTTATGCGACTGGGTGCAATCCTCAGTCTGCCAATTTGAGCGGCATTAATATCGCAGGTGTCAAGATGGTATCTTACTGTATATCCGGTGGCATTGTTGCGATAGCAGCTATGCTTTACATAGCCAGAATGGGGAGTGTGGAGATGACTATTGGTTCAGATCTTCCCATTGCATGTATTGCCGCAGTGACCATCGGCGGTACCGGCTCCAAGGGAGGCGGAAAAAGAGGCAGTGTCATAGGGACGCTTGCAGGGGTACTATTCATCGCATTCCTCAAAAACGGTATTGTAATTCTTGGAATTCCTTCACTGCTGGAGAACTGCTTTATAGGACTTCTAATCATCATCTCCGTACTGTTTGATGCATTGACATCCAGATACGGGCTTTTAAAGGGGAAGGGGGAAGCTGCATGA
- a CDS encoding ArgE/DapE family deacylase — MKEKVYRWIDENEGEVVKLLQELIRIPSVNPYFDEDKQYMQEGKAQAYLKEYLEDMGMDTELTYPDAGKLVAYKDKAGYYADHTFEDRPNLLGTLKGEGGGRSILLSGHMDVVQRGNKWVHDSFGAEIVDGKIYGRGALDMKGGIAAMTVALKAISRSGIKLKGDAMIGTVVDEEAGGMGTLALVAEGYRADGCLITEPTHLKIAPLCRGILWGKLIIEGRSGHIELKQGDYRTGGAVDAIDKASLYLEHFRRLNKEWSVTKEHKYLPIPCQLHVAQFNAGEYPTTFANHAELVFDAQYLPAEKDENGLGSRVKKELEDFVQAVAMTDPWLRENPPRIEWLIDADCGETLDDQPFFQTVRDSAREINPGSEVEGICCHTDMGWFCNVGIPTMNIGPGDSRLAHQADEYVEVDELVTCTKMIASILMDWCGVA; from the coding sequence ATGAAAGAGAAAGTATATCGGTGGATAGATGAAAATGAGGGGGAGGTTGTAAAGCTGCTGCAGGAACTGATACGGATACCAAGCGTCAATCCGTATTTCGATGAGGATAAGCAGTACATGCAGGAGGGGAAGGCCCAGGCATATCTGAAAGAATATTTGGAAGATATGGGGATGGACACGGAGCTTACCTACCCGGATGCCGGGAAACTGGTGGCGTATAAGGATAAGGCAGGTTATTATGCGGACCATACCTTTGAAGACAGGCCAAATCTGCTGGGGACATTGAAAGGGGAAGGCGGAGGAAGATCCATTCTGCTCTCAGGCCACATGGATGTGGTACAGAGAGGAAATAAATGGGTACATGATTCCTTTGGGGCGGAGATAGTGGATGGAAAAATATATGGCAGGGGAGCTCTTGACATGAAGGGTGGTATTGCGGCCATGACGGTAGCCCTAAAAGCTATTAGCCGAAGCGGGATAAAGCTGAAGGGCGATGCAATGATAGGAACCGTGGTGGACGAGGAGGCCGGAGGAATGGGTACCCTGGCACTGGTGGCTGAAGGATACAGGGCAGACGGCTGTCTGATTACGGAACCCACCCACCTGAAGATTGCGCCTCTTTGCAGAGGAATCCTTTGGGGAAAATTAATCATTGAGGGAAGGTCAGGACACATTGAACTGAAACAGGGAGATTACAGAACCGGAGGGGCAGTGGACGCCATTGATAAGGCATCCCTTTACCTGGAACATTTCAGGAGGCTCAACAAGGAGTGGTCCGTGACCAAGGAACATAAGTACCTGCCTATTCCATGCCAGCTTCATGTTGCCCAGTTTAATGCAGGGGAGTACCCCACTACATTTGCTAATCATGCGGAATTGGTATTTGACGCTCAGTATCTGCCGGCAGAGAAGGATGAGAACGGACTGGGCTCCAGGGTAAAGAAGGAGCTGGAGGATTTTGTCCAGGCAGTTGCCATGACAGATCCGTGGTTAAGAGAAAATCCTCCCAGAATAGAGTGGCTCATAGATGCTGACTGTGGGGAAACGCTGGATGACCAGCCATTCTTCCAGACCGTAAGGGACAGCGCCAGAGAGATAAATCCAGGTTCAGAGGTAGAAGGCATCTGCTGCCATACTGATATGGGATGGTTCTGCAATGTGGGTATTCCTACCATGAATATTGGGCCCGGAGATTCCAGACTTGCCCATCAGGCGGACGAGTATGTGGAAGTTGATGAACTCGTAACCTGCACCAAGATGATTGCCTCTATTTTAATGGACTGGTGCGGTGTGGCGTGA
- a CDS encoding UbiX family flavin prenyltransferase — MRSTGANRGGKRIIVGATGASGLPILIKCLELIGEQPEYESYLIMSHSAVLTLGQETDLSAEQVEGLADHVLGPDEIGAGPASGSFAAEGMLIVPCSMKTIAGIHGGYAENLILRAADVTIKEQRTLVLAARETPLSPIHLRNMYELSMMPGVRIIPPMMTFYHRPENMEEMIYHIASRLLEPFGIEGKEYRRWTGL; from the coding sequence ATGAGAAGCACGGGTGCCAACCGTGGGGGTAAGAGGATTATAGTAGGGGCTACAGGCGCCAGCGGGCTGCCCATCCTGATAAAATGTCTGGAGTTAATAGGGGAACAGCCGGAATATGAGTCCTATCTCATTATGAGCCACAGTGCTGTTCTTACATTAGGCCAGGAGACGGACCTGTCTGCGGAGCAGGTGGAAGGGCTGGCTGACCATGTCCTGGGCCCGGATGAGATTGGAGCCGGGCCTGCCAGCGGATCCTTTGCCGCGGAAGGGATGCTGATTGTGCCCTGCAGCATGAAGACCATTGCCGGAATCCATGGAGGGTATGCTGAAAATCTGATTCTGCGGGCAGCGGATGTGACCATCAAGGAGCAGCGGACGCTGGTCCTGGCAGCCAGGGAGACCCCCTTAAGCCCCATACACCTGAGGAATATGTACGAGCTGTCCATGATGCCCGGAGTGAGAATAATTCCTCCCATGATGACCTTTTATCACAGGCCGGAGAATATGGAGGAGATGATATATCATATTGCTTCCAGGCTGCTGGAGCCGTTTGGAATCGAGGGAAAGGAGTACCGCAGATGGACTGGATTATAA
- a CDS encoding glycosyltransferase — MNIAMFTNNYKPFIGGVPISIERLSEGLRSLGHRVTVFAPEPEGKLSAEQEKDVVRFKVFYRKADRGMVLGNCFDRKIEAFFREGNFDVIHVHHPVLVGQTALYLGKKYNIPVAYTYHTRYEEYLHHFKLYEAMASGEYPVSRIARYGKEILVPALITAFSNQCDLVFAPTSTMKDHLLEQGTKTRISVLPTGLDRVSFQYDEMLSSEIRNMYGNGCPYLFATTARLEKEKNLDFLFRGTARLRDILGQDFRLMVIGDGTERRHLEELARMLGISRQIVFTGKIENTRVRHYLNAADAFLFASKSETQGIVLLEAMAAGCPVAAVRASGVVDVVRQGINGYMTEEAPEAFAAAAARLVLERGVWSGMSEEARKTAELYESGRIAALAAEQYGLMTGQKEDAGYEEHGKGMLVPSILRLFKAA; from the coding sequence ATGAATATTGCAATGTTTACCAACAATTACAAACCATTTATAGGAGGAGTGCCGATTTCCATTGAACGGCTGTCGGAAGGATTAAGGTCACTGGGCCATAGGGTTACGGTATTTGCTCCTGAACCGGAAGGGAAGCTGTCAGCGGAGCAGGAGAAGGATGTGGTGCGTTTTAAGGTTTTTTACCGAAAGGCGGACAGAGGGATGGTCCTGGGAAACTGTTTTGATAGAAAAATCGAAGCATTTTTCAGGGAGGGAAATTTTGATGTGATTCATGTCCATCATCCTGTGCTGGTAGGGCAGACGGCCCTGTATCTGGGAAAGAAATACAATATACCGGTAGCCTACACCTACCACACCCGGTATGAGGAATATCTCCACCATTTTAAGTTATATGAGGCTATGGCTTCCGGCGAATATCCGGTAAGCCGGATTGCCAGGTATGGAAAGGAGATTCTGGTTCCGGCCTTAATTACCGCATTTTCCAATCAGTGCGACCTGGTATTTGCCCCAACCTCCACGATGAAGGACCATCTTCTGGAGCAGGGTACAAAAACCAGAATATCGGTACTGCCCACAGGTCTGGACCGTGTTTCGTTCCAATACGATGAGATGCTTTCTTCTGAAATCCGGAATATGTACGGGAACGGGTGTCCGTACCTTTTTGCCACCACAGCGCGGCTGGAAAAGGAAAAAAACCTGGATTTTCTTTTTCGGGGTACTGCGCGTCTTAGGGACATACTGGGGCAGGACTTCCGTCTGATGGTAATTGGGGACGGTACCGAGAGACGCCATCTGGAGGAGTTAGCCCGAATGCTTGGAATCAGCCGCCAGATTGTATTTACGGGGAAGATTGAGAATACCCGGGTGCGGCATTATCTGAATGCGGCAGATGCTTTTCTATTTGCGTCCAAGTCTGAGACACAGGGAATTGTGCTGCTGGAAGCCATGGCTGCGGGCTGTCCCGTAGCAGCCGTTAGGGCCTCCGGCGTTGTGGATGTGGTCAGACAGGGAATAAACGGATATATGACAGAAGAAGCCCCGGAGGCTTTTGCTGCCGCTGCAGCCCGGCTGGTATTGGAACGGGGGGTCTGGTCAGGAATGTCGGAGGAGGCCCGTAAGACAGCAGAATTGTATGAATCCGGACGGATTGCAGCTCTGGCAGCAGAACAGTACGGACTTATGACAGGACAGAAGGAGGATGCCGGTTATGAAGAACATGGCAAAGGCATGCTTGTGCCGTCTATATTACGGCTATTTAAGGCTGCTTGA
- a CDS encoding autoinducer 2 ABC transporter substrate-binding protein, translated as MKKKMSKHVALLLAAAMTAGSLAGCSGGQSAPTGTTAAEAKAEDTKAEEPAGSTEAAKTEEGTGDKVKIAFIPQLIGIPYFSAMESGGKKAAEDLGVEFLYTGSTQASAAEQVKIMDSLIKQGVNAISLSVLDSSSTNPYIKKAQEAGIKVYTSDSDAPDSTRDFYVAQALDKDLGTTLMDCLGEQMGGSGKVGIVSGESTATNLNTWIDYIKQRQEEKYPDIEIVDIRYTQGGSSEQALKQAQELMTRYPDLKGLVAVASSTIPGVAQAVQQEGKAGEVAVIGYGSPATVKPFIESGVMKQSVLWNAYDLGYLTVWAGKMAAEGKEFEATNQIECIADPVTWDAENKILLLGQPLIIDKDNVNDFDF; from the coding sequence ATGAAGAAAAAAATGAGTAAGCATGTAGCATTGTTATTGGCGGCAGCTATGACAGCAGGTTCCCTGGCCGGCTGCTCCGGAGGGCAGTCAGCGCCGACAGGAACAACGGCGGCTGAGGCCAAGGCAGAGGACACCAAGGCAGAGGAACCGGCAGGAAGCACAGAAGCTGCAAAAACAGAAGAGGGCACAGGCGATAAAGTGAAGATTGCATTTATTCCCCAGTTGATCGGTATTCCTTATTTCTCTGCCATGGAGAGCGGCGGTAAGAAGGCGGCAGAGGACCTGGGAGTGGAATTCCTGTATACAGGATCAACTCAGGCAAGTGCGGCAGAGCAGGTTAAAATTATGGACAGTCTGATTAAGCAGGGGGTAAATGCGATTTCATTGTCCGTGTTAGACAGTTCTTCCACCAACCCATACATAAAGAAAGCGCAGGAAGCCGGAATTAAGGTTTATACCAGTGACTCGGATGCTCCTGACAGTACCAGAGATTTCTATGTGGCGCAGGCATTGGATAAGGACTTGGGTACTACTTTGATGGACTGTCTTGGAGAGCAGATGGGCGGCAGCGGCAAGGTTGGAATTGTATCCGGCGAATCCACGGCAACTAATCTGAACACTTGGATTGACTATATTAAACAGCGCCAGGAAGAGAAGTATCCTGACATTGAGATTGTGGACATCCGTTATACACAGGGTGGAAGCAGTGAACAGGCATTAAAGCAGGCCCAGGAGCTGATGACACGTTACCCTGACCTTAAGGGACTGGTTGCAGTGGCATCCTCAACTATACCAGGTGTTGCTCAGGCAGTACAACAGGAAGGCAAGGCAGGAGAGGTTGCAGTAATTGGTTATGGTTCACCAGCTACAGTTAAACCGTTCATCGAATCCGGCGTTATGAAGCAGTCTGTTCTCTGGAATGCATATGATTTAGGATATCTGACTGTATGGGCAGGCAAGATGGCAGCAGAGGGCAAGGAATTTGAGGCGACTAATCAGATTGAATGTATTGCAGACCCGGTTACATGGGACGCAGAAAATAAGATTCTTCTTTTAGGCCAGCCTCTTATTATTGACAAGGATAATGTAAATGACTTTGATTTCTAA